In the genome of Poecilia reticulata strain Guanapo linkage group LG16, Guppy_female_1.0+MT, whole genome shotgun sequence, one region contains:
- the chd4b gene encoding LOW QUALITY PROTEIN: chromodomain-helicase-DNA-binding protein 4 (The sequence of the model RefSeq protein was modified relative to this genomic sequence to represent the inferred CDS: inserted 1 base in 1 codon) → MSCSEDERDDFGAPEEHSVLHDEEEPEDVVSDLDEVPKSKKKKKAKKSSRESRSSKRQRPIREELPVSSPEHLMGMEAAERDADEGGMRSESEGSDYAPGRKKKKRSSSAKDKKKGGGAGEKGGSKSKRKDPEPEDDDDDDDDCQPKSSAQLLEAWGMKDIDHVFTQEDYSSLTNYKAFSQFVRPLIAAKNPKIPVSKMMTLMMAKWREFSTNNPLKGCATANAALAAANVAAAVENMVAVGTDGGVEAAPAATPVTTPSPAPASVAAAAPTPAPPPAPAPAPAPPLRKAKTKEGKGPNARKRSKPTPKPPPKPKPKKVAPLKIKLGGLNSKRKRSSSDEDEPDGDSDFEDGSFSVSDGSNRSSRPKKKSKNAKKKKKVEAEDGDGYETDHQDYCEVCQQGGEIILCDTCPRAYHMVCLDPDMEKAPEGKWSCPHCEKEGIQWEARDDLSEAEGEDDDDRRDDGMEEEDDHHIEFCRVCKDGGELLCCDTCPSSYHIHCLNPPLPEIPNGEWICPRCKCPPMKGKVQKVLTWRWGEPPASMPVPRPADLPADAPDPPPLAGRREREFFVKWCNMSYWHCSWVLELQLELNCQVMFRNYQRKTDMDEPPPVDFGGEGDDDKSTKRKNKDPLFVHMEEDFGRFGVKIEWLMIHRVLNHSVDKKNNVHYLIKWRDLPYDQSTWESEDMDIPEYDTYKQIYWNHRELMMGEEGRPGKKLKKTVKVKKAERPPANPVVDPTIKFDRQPDYLDSTGGTLHPYQLEGLNWLRFSWAQATDTILADEMGLGKTVQTAVFLYSLYKEGHSKGPFLVSAPLSTIINWEREFEMWAPDMYVVTYVGDKDSRAVIRENEFSFEGNAIRGGKKASKMKKDSTVKFHVLLTSYELITIDQAVLGSIEWACLVVDEAHRLKNNQSKFFRVLNNYSLQHKLLLTGTPLQNNLEELFHLLNFLTPERFNNLEGFLEEFADIAKEDQIKKLHDMLGPHMLRRLKADVFKHMPSKTELIVRVELSPMQKKYYKFILTRNFEALNTRGGGNQVSLLNVVMDLKKCCNHPYLFPAAATEAPKLPNGMYEGTALTKASGKLMLLHKMMKKLKEGGHRVLVFSQMTKMLDLLEDFLENEGYKYERIDGGVTGNMRQEAIDRFNAPGAQQFAFLLSTRAGGLGINLASADTVIIYDSDWNPHNDIQAFSRAHRIGQNRKVMIYRFVTKASVEERITQVAKKKMMLTHLVVRPGLGSKTGSMSKQELDDILKFGTEELFKDEVGEGDNKEDDSSVIHYDDQAIDRLLDRNQDATEDTELQSMNEYLSSFKVAQYVVKDEDDEEEEVEREVIKQEESVDPDYWEKLLRHHYEQQQEDLARNLGKGKRTRKPVNYNDGSQEDRDWQEDQSDNQSDYSVASEEGDEDFDERSEANARRPNRKGLRNDRDKPLPPLLARVGGNIEVLGFNARQRKAFLNAVMRYGMPPQDAFTNQWLVRDLRGKSEKEFKAYVSLFMRHLCEPGADGAETFADGVPREGLSRQHVLTRIGVMSLIRKKVQEFEHVNGQWSMPWMAELEENKRAAALAAGEDPKTPSTGTPADTQPNTPVPEDLSKSEDKDEIKKEGDESKVAKKGDDPEIIEIPDESEKSPASEKKEELGAERRVKDEGDEGKEKDGENTSKEKEEKSKAAAEKEASANNKSDGSDSRMDSEEDRSKAEDSKDEKMDTTSPAEDKKEQKEEKDGIKTDDSGKLQNGENGKEGGTAASAVNISEEKKKASKQRFMFNIADGGFTELHSLWQNEERAATVTKKTYEIWHRRHDYWLLAGIIQHGYARWQDVQNDVRFAIINEPFKGEMSRGNFLEIKNKFLARRFKLLEQALVIEEQLRRAAYLNMTEDPAHPSMALNTRFSEVECLAESHQHLSKESMSGNKPANAVLHKVLKQLEELLSDMKADVTRLPATIARIPPVAVRLQMSERNILSRLASRGPDXHSPEPVPDLTANAGAALTNPIAPFFPSRSLTEASHAHLTSM, encoded by the exons ATGTCGTGTAGCGAAGATGAGAGGGACGACTTTGGAGCGCCAGAGGAGCATTCAGTTCTTCACG ATGAAGAAGAGCCGGAGGATGTTGTCTCCGACCTGGACGAGGTACCCAAgtcgaagaagaagaagaaagccaagaagagcagcagagagagcCGGAGCAGCAAGAGGCAAAGACCCATCCGGGAG GAACTGCCGGTCAGCTCCCCAGAGCACCTGATGGGAATGGAGGCGGCAGAGAGGGATGCAGATGAGGGAGGTATGCGGTCAGAGAGTGAAGGGAGTGATTACGCCCctgggagaaaaaagaagaaacgcTCAAGCTCTGCAAAAGACAAGAAGAAAGGAGGTGGGGCCGGAGAGAAAGGAGGCTCTAAGAGCAAACGCAAAGATCCGGAACCAGAAGACGAcgatgacgacgacgatgacTGCCAG CCGAAAAGCTCCGCCCAGCTGCTGGAGGCCTGGGGCATGAAGGACATCGATCATGTCTTTACTCAGGAAGACTACAGCTCTCTCACCAACTACAAGGCTTTCAGCCAGTTTGTTAG ACCTTTAATTGCAGCAAAGAATCCCAAAATACCCGTATCCAAGATGATGACCTTAATGATGGCTAAGTGGAGAGAATTCAGCACCAACAACCCGCTGAAG GGTTGCGCCACAGCCAATGCAGCCCTTGCAGCTGCCAATGTGGCTGCAGCAGTGGAGAACATGGTGGCTGTGGGGACTGATGGAGGCGTGGAGGCTGCCCCTGCTGCCACCCCTGTGACTACTCCCTCTCCTGCCCCTGCCtctgttgctgctgccgctCCAACACCTGCACCGCCCCCAGCGCcggctccagctccagctccccCACTCCGCAAGGCCAAGACCAAAGAGGGAAAAG GTCCAAATGCTCGCAAAAGGTCAAAACCTACACCAAAGCCTCCCCCTAAGCCAAAACCCAAGAAGGTGGCCCCACTTAAAATCAAACTAGGGGGCCTCAACAGCAAGAGAAAGCGCTCCTCT AGCGATGAAGACGAGCCTGATGGCGACAGCGACTTTGAAGACGGCAGTTTCTCAGTGTCCGACGGCTCCAACCGCAGCAGCCGTCctaaaaagaaatccaaaaatgcgaaaaagaagaagaaag tggAGGCAGAAGATGGCGATGGCTATGAGACTGACCACCAGGACTACTGCGAGGTGTGCCAGCAGGGAGGAGAGATTATTTTGTGTGACACCTGTCCCAGAGCTTATCACATGGTGTGTCTGGACCCCGACATGGAGAAGGCTCCAGAGGGCAAGTGGAGCTGTCCACACTGT GAGAAAGAGGGGATCCAGTGGGAGGCTAGAGATGATCTGTCCGAGGCTGAAGGGGAGGACGATGACGACAGGAGAGATGATGgcatggaggaggaagacgacCACCACATTGAGTTCTGCAGAGTGTGTAAGGACGGTGGAGAGCTGCTCTGCTGTGACACCTGCCCCTCCTCCTACCACATCCACTGCCTGAACCCTCCTCTCCCCGAGATTCCCAACGGAGAGTGGATCTGCCCCCGCTGCAAG TGTCCCCCAATGAAAGGAAAAGTGCAGAAGGTTTTAACGTGGCGTTGGGGGGAACCTCCAGCCTCCATGCCTGTCCCTCGGCCTGCTGACCTGCCTGCTGATGCTCCTGATCCCCCTCCTCTGGCCGGTCGTCGGGAGAGGGAGTTCTTTGTCAAATGGTGCAATATGTCCTACTGGCACTGCTCCTGggtgctggagctgcag CTGGAGCTGAACTGCCAGGTCATGTTCCGTAACTACCAGAGGAAGACCGACATGGACGAACCTCCACCTGTGGACTTTGGAGGCGAAGGCGATGATGACAAgagcacaaagagaaaaaacaaagatccTCTGTTTGTTCACATGGAGGAGGACTTTGGACGCTTTGGGGTTAAGATAGAGTGGCTGATGATCCACCGTGTCCTTAACCACAG TGTTGACAAGAAGAACAACGTTCATTACTTAATAAAATGGAGAGATCTGCCCTATGACCAGTCAACTTGGGAAAGTGAAGACATGGACATACCTGAGTATGATACGTACAAACAGATATACTGGAATCACAG AGAGCTGATGATGGGCGAGGAGGGGAGACCCGgcaaaaaactgaagaaaacggTCAAAGTCAAAAAGGCGGAACGGCCACCTGCTAATCCAGTTGTAGAT CCCACCATCAAGTTTGATCGCCAACCCGACTACCTGGACAGTACAGGCGGCACGCTGCATCCCTACCAGCTGGAGGGCTTGAACTGGCTCCGGTTCTCATGGGCCCAGGCCACCGACACCATCCTGGCTGATGAGATGGGTTTAGGCAAAACGGTTCAAACGGCTGTCTTCCTGTATTCTCTGTATAAGGAG GGTCACTCCAAAGGTCCCTTCCTGGTCAGCGCTCCTCTGTCCACCATTATTAACTGGGAAAGAGAGTTTGAGATGTGGGCCCCCGATATGTACGTGGTTACTTACGTTGGGGACAAAGACAGCAGGGCTGTTATCAGAGAGAACGAGTTCTCGTTCGAGGGAAATGCCATAAGGGGAGGGAAGAAGGCCTCCAAGATGAAG AAAGACTCGACAGTGAAGTTCCACGTTCTGCTGACGTCCTATGAGTTGATCACCATCGACCAGGCTGTGCTGGGGTCCATCGAATGGGCTTGCCTGGTCGTTGATGAGGCACACAGactcaaaaacaaccagtccAAG ttCTTCAGAGTGCTGAACAACTACTCGCTGCAACATAAGCTTCTGCTGACTGGGACTCCTCTTCAGAACAACCTGGAGGAGCTTTTCCACTTGTTGAACTTCTTAACCCCGGAGAGATTCAA caaCCTTGAAGGGTTTCTGGAGGAATTTGCAGACATTGCCAAAGAGGACCAGATCAAGAAACTCCATGACATGCTGGGACCACACATGCTCAGGAGGCTGAAGGCTGATGTGTTTAAACACATGCCTTCGAAGACGGAGCTCATTGTCCGGGTGGAGCTGAGCCCCATGCAGAA GAAATACTACAAGTTTATTCTGACACGCAACTTTGAGGCGTTGAACACTCGAGGAGGTGGGAACCAGGTGTCTCTGCTCAACGTCGTCATGGACCTTAAAAAGTGCTGCAATCATCCCTACCTCTTTCCAGCCGCTGCAACA GAGGCTCCCAAACTTCCAAATGGCATGTATGAAGGTACTGCCCTGACCAAAGCTTCAGGGAAGCTGATGCTTCTTCACAAGATGATGAAGAAGCTGAAAGAAGGAGGCCACAGGGTTCTGGTTTTCTCCCAGATGACCAAGATGCTCGACCTGCTGGAAGACTTCCTGGAGAACGAAGGCTACAAATATGAGAGGATTGATGGCGGAGTCACCGGCAACATGAGACAAGAAGCCATCGATCGCTTTAATG CTCCAGGAGCTCAGCAGTTTGCGTTCCTCCTCTCAACCCGGGCCGGTGGCTTGGGGATTAATCTCGCCTCTGCTGACACAGTCATCATCTACGACTCTGACTGGAACCCCCACAATGACATCCAG GCTTTCAGTAGAGCTCATCGTATTGGCCAGAACAGGAAAGTGATGATCTATCGGTTTGTTACCAAAGCATCTGTTGAGGAGAGGATCACACAG GTGGcgaagaagaagatgatgcTGACTCACCTGGTGGTGCGGCCCGGACTTGGTTCCAAGACGGGCTCCATGTCAAAGCAGGAACTTGACGACATTCTCAAGTTTGGAACCGAAGAGCTGTTCAAGGATGAAGTTGGAGAAG GAGACAACAAGGAGGATGACAGCAGTGTGATTCACTATGACGACCAGGCAATTGACCGCTTGCTGGACAGGAACCAGGATGCCACGGAGGACACGGAGCTGCAGAGCATGAACGAATACCTCAGCTCCTTTAAAGTGGCCCAGTATGTTGTCAAAGATGAGGACGATGAG gaggaggaggtagaAAGAGAGGTGATCAAGCAGGAGGAAAGCGTTGATCCCGACTACTGGGAGAAACTGCTTCGACACCATTATGAGCAGCAACAGGAAGATCTCGCCCGCAATTTGGGCAAAGGCAAACGTACTCGAAAGCCGGTCAACTACAATGACGGCTCCCAGGAGGACCGAG ACTGGCAGGAGGATCAGTCTGACAACCAGTCTGATTACTCAGTGGCCTCAGAGGAGGGAGACGAGGACTTTGACGAACGCTCTGAAG CTAACGCCCGCAGACCGAACCGCAAAGGCTTGAGGAACGACAGAGACAAGCCTCTGCCTCCTCTGCTGGCCAGGGTGGGGGGCAACATCGAG GTGCTGGGCTTCAACGCACGGCAGAGGAAAGCGTTCCTGAATGCAGTGATGCGTTATGGGATGCCTCCTCAGGATGCCTTCACCAACCAGTGGCTGGTCCGGGACCTGCGAGGGAAATCTGAGAAGGAATTTAA ggcttatgtgtctctgtttATGCGACATCTTTGTGAGCCGGGAGCCGATGGAGCAGAAACCTTCGCAGATGGCGTCCCACGCGAGGGTCTGTCGAGGCAGCACGTGCTCACTCGAATCGGCGTGATGTCACTTATAAGGAAAAAA GTTCAGGAGTTTGAACATGTGAACGGTCAGTGGTCGATGCCCTGGATGGCAGagctggaggaaaataaaagagcGGCAGCTTTGGCTGCAGGTGAAGACCCGAAAACACCGTCCACTGGGACGCCTGCAGACACACAGCCCAACACTCCCGTCCCAG AGGATTTGTCTAAATCAGAGGACAAGgatgagattaaaaaagaagGAGACGAAAGCAAAGTGGCTAAAAAGGGAGACGACCCTGAG aTTATTGAAATCCCAGATGAATCAGAAAAATCCCCTGCTTCTGAGAAGAAAGAAGAGCTGGGAGCAGAGAGGAGGGTGAAAGATGAAGGCGATGAAGGGAAGGAGAAAGATGGTGAGAACACGAGcaaggagaaagaagagaagagCAAGGCTGCAGCCGAGAAGGAGGCCTCTGCTAACAACAAGAGCGACGGTTCAGACAGCAGGATGGACTCAGAGGAGGACAGGTCAAAAG CTGAAGACAGCAAAGATGAGAAGATGGACACTACGTCTCCAGCAGAGGACAAAAAAG AgcaaaaagaggagaaagacgGGATAAAAACAGACGATTCTGGAAAACTGCAGAATGGCGAAAACGGCAAAGAGGGAGGAACAGCTGCATCTGCGGTTAACATCagtgaggagaagaagaaagcctCCAAGCAGAGGTTCATGTTCAACATCGCAGATGGTGGTTTCACAG AGCTTCACTCCCTGTGGCAGAATGAAGAGAGGGCCGCCACCGTCACCAAGAAGACTTACGAGATTTGGCACCGTCGCCATGACTACTGGCTGTTGGCTGGAATCATACA ACACGGCTACGCTCGATGGCAGGATGTGCAGAACGATGTGAGGTTTGCCATCATCAATGAGCCCTTCAAAGGGGAAATGAGCAGAGGAAACTTCCTGGAGATCAAGAACAAGTTTCTGGCCCGGAGGTTCAAG CTGCTGGAGCAGGCGTTGGTGATCGAGGAGCAGCTGCGCAGGGCGGCCTACCTGAACATGACGGAGGACCCGGCTCACCCCTCCATGGCCCTCAACACTCGCTTCAGCGAGGTGGAGTGTCTGGCAGAGTCCCATCAGCACCTCAGCAAAGAGTCCATGTCTGGAAACAAGCCTGCCAATGCAGTGCTGCATAAAG TCCTCaaacagctggaggagctgctgagcgACATGAAGGCCGACGTTACTCGTCTGCCAGCCACCATCGCCAGGATACCCCCTGTGGCCGTGCGGCTGCAAATGTCCGAGAGGAACATCCTGAGCCGCCTGGCCAGCCGGGGGCCCG GTCACAGCCCAGAACCAGTCCCAGACCTCACAGCAAATGCAGGTGCCGCGCTGACCAATCCCATCGCACCTTTTTTCCCATCTCGCTCACTGACTGAGGCTAGTCACGCTCACCTCACCTCCATGTAG